The following are from one region of the Anaeropeptidivorans aminofermentans genome:
- a CDS encoding methyltransferase family protein, translating to MKRKLLIQSCTQFLMGLSTVSLLLFLPAGSIDYWNAWIFIGLLFIPMLITGIILLLKAPDLLAKRLNTKEKEIEQKQVITLSVFMFAGGFIVAALDFKYSWSNLPDWVIIAAAVIFLTSYGLYAEIMRENAYLSRTVEVQESQKVIDTGLYGIVRHPMYFVTITLFLSMPLILGSVYSFIIFLIYPILIIKRIKNEEAVLREKLNGYIEYSKKVKYRLIPYIW from the coding sequence ATGAAGCGTAAACTGTTAATTCAATCGTGCACCCAGTTTCTGATGGGGCTCAGTACCGTTAGCTTGCTATTGTTTTTGCCGGCAGGATCGATTGACTATTGGAATGCATGGATTTTTATAGGGTTGCTTTTTATACCGATGCTTATAACCGGTATTATTCTCCTATTGAAAGCACCTGATTTACTTGCAAAACGGCTGAATACCAAAGAAAAAGAAATTGAACAAAAGCAGGTCATTACATTGTCTGTATTTATGTTCGCAGGTGGTTTTATCGTTGCGGCATTAGATTTTAAATATAGTTGGAGTAACCTTCCCGACTGGGTAATCATAGCAGCGGCAGTAATTTTTTTAACTTCATATGGGCTATATGCGGAAATTATGAGAGAAAACGCTTATTTATCACGAACGGTTGAAGTGCAGGAAAGCCAAAAAGTGATTGACACGGGTTTATATGGGATTGTAAGGCACCCCATGTACTTTGTAACCATCACCCTGTTTTTATCTATGCCGCTTATCTTGGGTTCTGTCTATTCGTTTATTATTTTCTTGATTTATCCAATACTTATTATAAAGCGAATTAAGAATGAAGAAGCGGTATTGAGAGAAAAACTTAATGGATATATAGAATACAGCAAAAAAGTTAAGTATCGTCTTATCCCCTATATTTGGTAA
- a CDS encoding YbhB/YbcL family Raf kinase inhibitor-like protein produces the protein MEQLMIKSKAFDEGGWIPVKYTARGADISPDFEISNISPNAKSIAITLDDASHPIFPNYNHWVIWNISIQSVIPEGIAHGKYVDGLGATQGIAYGRNKYKGPKPPFKLIHTYVFTVYVLDCTLDLAASCRKRDFINNIDGHILQQATLSGKFQSRRK, from the coding sequence ATGGAACAATTAATGATTAAGAGCAAAGCTTTTGATGAAGGTGGCTGGATACCTGTAAAATATACAGCTCGTGGAGCAGATATTTCTCCTGATTTTGAAATAAGCAATATTTCTCCCAATGCGAAATCAATTGCAATTACATTGGATGATGCTTCACATCCCATTTTCCCAAACTATAACCATTGGGTGATATGGAATATATCCATACAGTCCGTCATTCCTGAAGGGATAGCTCACGGCAAATATGTAGACGGTCTAGGTGCAACGCAAGGTATTGCTTACGGAAGAAATAAATATAAAGGTCCAAAACCACCATTCAAGTTGATACATACATATGTGTTTACTGTTTATGTACTGGATTGTACCCTGGATTTAGCTGCAAGTTGCAGAAAGCGGGATTTTATAAATAATATTGATGGTCATATCTTGCAACAGGCAACTTTATCTGGAAAGTTTCAAAGCCGAAGAAAGTAA
- the nagA gene encoding N-acetylglucosamine-6-phosphate deacetylase — protein MKFTIQRESIKGQVNLLIIQSKKVWIKESFIPMQIEIEDKKIIALHEYGSKPIDKDFGELMILPGFIDIHCHGYKGISANNPTEESLREWMHHMPYEGVTSFLATTSTQAYEDNVNAFKTISRLYDETGDGAEILGINIEGNFISHEFRGAQDPYTIIPPNPEILREYHALAEGRIKSVACAVEKDEGFEFCKAAKEMGIPVSVAHSGAKYEIVAESIKYGVKAATHTGNAMLGIHHREPGTFGAALLLDDLYAEVIADGMHIHFGIVKMIGRMKGKDKLILVTDSSVYKEYENGEKGSEAFFTKDGRLTGSALRVNKGVYNLIYKAGLPFETAINAATINPAVYVGESHRKGSIEQGKDADIVVCDDAFNVIAAYTMGNNVVGCE, from the coding sequence ATGAAATTTACTATACAAAGAGAATCCATAAAAGGACAGGTGAACCTATTGATTATTCAAAGTAAAAAAGTCTGGATTAAGGAAAGCTTTATCCCTATGCAAATAGAAATAGAGGATAAAAAAATAATTGCCCTCCATGAATACGGTTCAAAGCCTATTGACAAGGATTTTGGCGAGCTTATGATACTTCCCGGCTTCATAGATATCCATTGCCACGGATATAAAGGCATCAGCGCCAATAATCCCACTGAAGAGAGTTTAAGAGAGTGGATGCATCATATGCCTTATGAAGGGGTTACTTCATTTCTTGCCACCACAAGCACACAGGCCTATGAAGATAATGTCAATGCCTTTAAAACAATATCCCGTCTTTATGATGAAACGGGAGACGGGGCAGAAATTTTAGGAATCAATATTGAAGGCAATTTCATCTCCCATGAATTCCGCGGGGCACAGGACCCTTATACAATAATCCCGCCCAATCCTGAAATTCTGCGAGAATACCATGCCCTTGCAGAAGGCCGGATTAAAAGTGTAGCCTGTGCTGTAGAAAAAGACGAAGGCTTCGAATTTTGCAAAGCCGCCAAGGAGATGGGGATTCCTGTTTCTGTAGCCCATTCGGGAGCAAAATATGAAATTGTCGCAGAATCTATAAAATACGGTGTAAAGGCGGCCACCCATACAGGAAATGCCATGCTTGGCATACATCACAGAGAGCCTGGAACCTTCGGCGCAGCCCTTTTACTTGATGACCTTTATGCAGAGGTAATCGCAGACGGCATGCATATTCATTTTGGAATCGTAAAAATGATAGGCCGCATGAAAGGCAAAGATAAACTTATTTTGGTTACAGATTCAAGCGTTTACAAAGAATATGAGAACGGTGAAAAAGGCAGTGAAGCTTTTTTCACAAAAGACGGAAGGCTGACAGGCTCTGCCCTCAGGGTAAATAAAGGCGTCTATAACCTTATCTATAAAGCAGGGCTTCCCTTTGAAACAGCCATCAATGCCGCTACCATCAATCCTGCAGTATATGTAGGCGAAAGCCATAGAAAAGGCTCCATAGAACAAGGTAAAGACGCAGATATTGTTGTATGCGATGATGCGTTTAATGTGATAGCAGCTTATACCATGGGGAATAACGTTGTTGGATGTGAATAA
- a CDS encoding PTS system mannose/fructose/sorbose family transporter subunit IID produces the protein MEGTKLTKKMIQKSYINWMLWNLSLYQPETMQAPAVVKMVGDLREELYPEDSEKQKELMERHLPFFNTEPFLGAIIPGIILGMEAEKASGSDVPDDLIVAIKSALMGPFAGIGDALLPGTLIPILLSIGLGLSSDGSVTGILFYIVTFLGIMIPLTWFLFSKGCTLGAKAAELVLGSNIKDDIIRGISIIGISVVGAISCSYANINIGWTYVNGDYMLNINDVLNGIWPKLPVLLAALGTYFLVAKKNWSIVKVILLYLVVAVVGYFTGFLAV, from the coding sequence ATGGAAGGCACTAAACTCACAAAGAAAATGATTCAAAAGTCTTACATAAACTGGATGCTGTGGAACCTCTCTCTTTACCAGCCTGAAACCATGCAGGCACCGGCCGTTGTTAAAATGGTGGGGGATTTAAGAGAAGAGCTCTACCCTGAAGACAGCGAAAAGCAAAAAGAGCTTATGGAAAGACATCTTCCTTTTTTTAATACCGAACCTTTCTTAGGGGCTATTATCCCAGGCATTATTCTTGGAATGGAAGCCGAAAAGGCTTCCGGCTCCGATGTGCCGGACGATTTGATTGTAGCCATTAAAAGCGCCCTTATGGGGCCGTTTGCAGGCATCGGAGACGCTCTTCTTCCAGGGACGCTGATACCCATACTCCTTTCCATCGGCTTAGGCTTAAGCAGTGACGGGTCTGTTACAGGCATTTTATTCTATATTGTCACTTTCTTAGGTATTATGATTCCTCTTACATGGTTTCTCTTTTCCAAGGGCTGTACCCTCGGAGCAAAGGCGGCGGAGCTTGTTCTCGGCAGCAATATTAAAGATGATATCATCAGAGGCATCAGCATTATAGGCATCAGCGTCGTAGGCGCCATCAGCTGTTCCTACGCAAATATAAATATAGGCTGGACATATGTTAACGGAGATTATATGCTTAATATAAATGATGTATTAAACGGCATATGGCCTAAGCTTCCGGTTCTTCTCGCCGCCTTGGGAACTTATTTCCTCGTGGCCAAAAAGAACTGGTCTATTGTAAAAGTAATACTCCTTTATCTTGTTGTCGCTGTTGTAGGATATTTTACCGGCTTTCTTGCGGTATAA
- a CDS encoding PTS mannose/fructose/sorbose/N-acetylgalactosamine transporter subunit IIC: MTLLQAFLLGIFGWLGHTHTPFFGGGLLGWYTLGRPLVSGLVIGLILGDVQGAIILACAVQALYIGLVTPGGSISPDMNLATWIAVPLGLLAGAGAGITVAMAAPIGILATILSQPCHACMIAVAHHQANLVEKGKLRQATLVPIYGHSVKFLFRFLPIFLCCYFGQDFLSNVVNNSPAWLVDILTIFGRPMPLVGFAILLKMMVKDKFEFVYYLLGFALIAVFGVNIITVVIFAAVFAYVDFKMAKYAKGADA; this comes from the coding sequence ATGACACTGTTACAGGCGTTCTTATTAGGTATCTTTGGCTGGTTAGGCCATACCCATACACCGTTTTTCGGCGGCGGCCTTTTAGGCTGGTATACATTAGGCAGGCCCCTTGTATCCGGCCTTGTCATCGGTCTTATTCTTGGAGACGTACAGGGCGCAATCATCCTTGCCTGTGCCGTTCAGGCCCTATATATCGGCCTCGTAACCCCGGGAGGTTCCATTTCTCCGGATATGAACCTCGCTACATGGATTGCCGTTCCTCTTGGCCTTCTTGCAGGGGCCGGTGCCGGCATCACCGTTGCTATGGCGGCCCCTATAGGAATCCTTGCCACAATTTTATCCCAGCCCTGCCATGCATGTATGATTGCAGTGGCCCACCATCAGGCAAACCTTGTTGAAAAGGGAAAATTACGGCAAGCTACTCTTGTTCCTATTTACGGCCATTCTGTAAAATTTTTATTCCGTTTCCTTCCTATTTTTCTCTGCTGTTATTTCGGGCAGGATTTCCTGAGCAATGTTGTTAACAACAGCCCCGCATGGCTTGTAGACATTCTCACAATATTCGGCCGTCCAATGCCTCTTGTAGGCTTTGCCATACTGCTTAAAATGATGGTAAAGGATAAATTTGAATTCGTATACTATCTGCTGGGATTTGCTCTAATCGCAGTATTCGGCGTAAATATTATAACCGTCGTTATTTTCGCAGCCGTTTTCGCTTATGTTGATTTCAAAATGGCTAAGTATGCAAAGGGGGCTGATGCATAA
- a CDS encoding ribulose-phosphate 3-epimerase — protein MGKLYLCPSMMCADFSKLEFVMKDLNDAGVDIYHMDLMDGSFVPNFSLGFEDIKAVRKLTDKPMDIHMMVNDPGRYIKQIYDMGINIVYIHPESDIHPARTLDSIKALGMKAGIAVNPGTSFETVSQLLYIADSVLVMTVNPGYSGQKYLDYVDIKIEQFIKNKEYFAYEVFIDGALWPGKIINLYDKGADGFILGTSALFKGDKDYKEAIAYIKRNAKRLRFSNMKK, from the coding sequence ATGGGTAAATTGTATTTATGTCCTTCTATGATGTGTGCTGATTTTTCGAAGCTTGAATTTGTGATGAAGGATTTGAACGACGCCGGTGTGGATATCTATCATATGGACCTTATGGACGGAAGCTTCGTACCTAATTTTTCATTGGGCTTTGAAGATATAAAAGCCGTAAGAAAGCTTACGGATAAGCCTATGGATATCCATATGATGGTAAATGACCCGGGAAGATACATAAAGCAAATTTATGATATGGGAATTAATATTGTTTATATTCACCCGGAGTCGGATATTCACCCCGCAAGAACCCTTGACAGTATTAAAGCTTTGGGCATGAAAGCAGGTATTGCCGTAAACCCCGGCACCTCCTTTGAAACCGTAAGCCAATTGCTCTACATTGCAGATTCTGTTTTGGTAATGACGGTAAACCCCGGATATTCGGGCCAAAAATACTTAGACTATGTGGATATAAAAATCGAACAATTTATTAAAAATAAGGAATACTTTGCTTATGAAGTTTTTATAGACGGCGCCCTATGGCCCGGAAAAATCATAAATCTTTATGATAAGGGGGCTGACGGCTTTATTCTCGGAACCTCAGCATTATTTAAAGGCGATAAAGATTATAAAGAAGCCATTGCCTATATAAAAAGAAATGCCAAACGCTTACGCTTTTCAAATATGAAAAAGTAA
- a CDS encoding VOC family protein, translating into MTDDTGNTVPKGNTVSLVLTFETAHEVKAAYEKISKGYEIIHPMQRTSYSSCFVSLIDKFGIRWELMTEQTEK; encoded by the coding sequence ATGACTGATGATACCGGCAATACTGTACCGAAAGGAAATACAGTATCTCTGGTACTTACCTTTGAAACAGCCCATGAGGTTAAGGCAGCATACGAAAAAATATCAAAAGGATATGAAATTATCCATCCGATGCAGCGTACATCCTATAGTTCCTGCTTTGTTTCATTGATTGATAAATTTGGTATACGATGGGAGTTAATGACCGAGCAGACCGAAAAATAA
- a CDS encoding PTS system mannose/fructose/N-acetylgalactosamine-transporter subunit IIB, giving the protein MIRLVRCDDRLIHGQCMTKIVQEYFIKSIIVVDDFTATNSVMKLVFEKAVPPSMKANVYTVLESYEPIRKAVSDSQNTLVLFRSPVIYKSLMENVEDLPKIMNIGPVAKRPGAQEVNTGTYLSKEDICVIESLVQNDVDVFFQIVPGEKKLSWDDVKKKLK; this is encoded by the coding sequence TTGATTCGTTTGGTCCGTTGTGACGACAGGCTGATTCACGGCCAGTGCATGACGAAAATCGTACAGGAATATTTCATCAAGTCTATTATAGTCGTAGATGATTTTACAGCCACCAATTCCGTTATGAAACTTGTATTCGAAAAGGCCGTACCGCCTTCTATGAAGGCAAACGTGTATACCGTCTTAGAATCTTACGAACCTATCAGAAAAGCTGTTTCAGACAGCCAAAATACGCTGGTTCTCTTCAGAAGCCCCGTCATTTACAAATCACTTATGGAAAATGTCGAAGATTTACCCAAGATCATGAATATCGGCCCTGTGGCAAAAAGACCGGGGGCTCAGGAGGTTAACACAGGAACCTACCTAAGCAAAGAAGATATTTGTGTAATTGAATCTTTGGTTCAAAACGACGTAGACGTTTTCTTCCAAATCGTGCCCGGGGAGAAAAAACTCTCATGGGACGATGTTAAGAAGAAGTTGAAGTAA
- a CDS encoding N-acetylmannosamine-6-phosphate 2-epimerase: MNKYVEKCMGQVIVSCQAYEDTPLYGPENMKIMAESVLKGGAKAIRACWPQDIKAIRQLGDFPIIGLNKIIDSTKSIRDQIIITPTFQSAAQVIEAGSNILALDCTLRPFRGKDVLCALLKEIKAAYPETAIMADCATLEEGIFAAETGFVDIVSSTLSGMVSENTEGPDINILIEMKKHIDLPINAEGRIWDLTDLKNVLDAGADMITIGTAITRPHLIAERFINYYEKYSKFKVK, translated from the coding sequence TTGAATAAATATGTTGAAAAATGCATGGGACAGGTAATCGTATCCTGCCAGGCCTATGAAGACACCCCGCTTTACGGGCCGGAAAATATGAAGATTATGGCGGAATCGGTCCTTAAAGGAGGAGCCAAAGCCATACGGGCCTGCTGGCCCCAGGATATCAAGGCCATACGGCAGCTTGGCGATTTTCCCATTATCGGCCTGAACAAAATAATCGACAGTACAAAAAGCATAAGAGACCAGATTATTATAACCCCTACCTTTCAGTCGGCGGCTCAAGTGATAGAAGCCGGAAGCAATATTCTTGCCCTTGACTGCACCTTAAGACCCTTTAGGGGAAAAGACGTCCTTTGCGCTCTTTTAAAAGAAATAAAGGCCGCATACCCTGAAACAGCAATCATGGCCGACTGCGCTACCCTTGAAGAAGGAATATTCGCCGCTGAAACAGGTTTTGTTGATATTGTATCGTCAACTTTAAGCGGTATGGTATCAGAAAATACAGAAGGGCCGGATATCAATATCCTCATAGAAATGAAAAAGCATATTGACCTGCCTATAAATGCCGAAGGCAGAATATGGGACTTAACAGACCTTAAAAATGTTCTTGATGCCGGCGCGGATATGATAACCATCGGAACTGCCATAACAAGGCCTCATTTAATAGCCGAAAGATTCATAAATTATTATGAAAAGTATAGTAAATTTAAAGTTAAATAG
- a CDS encoding VOC family protein, giving the protein MNLNRIDHLVLNVSNVQKSIDFYVNILGMTLKQESENISLLFGNCKLNLHAIPATAFPVAKELVYGSQDFCIIADGNIQTIYQELQNKNAPLEPGLGIVQRTGALGSMQSIYLRDPDGNLIEISVYC; this is encoded by the coding sequence ATGAATCTGAACCGTATTGATCATTTGGTATTAAATGTTTCGAATGTTCAGAAATCCATCGATTTTTATGTCAATATCCTGGGTATGACATTAAAGCAAGAGTCCGAAAATATTTCCCTGCTATTCGGGAACTGCAAGCTGAATCTGCACGCTATCCCTGCCACGGCATTCCCGGTGGCAAAAGAGCTGGTATATGGCAGCCAGGATTTTTGTATCATTGCCGATGGGAATATTCAAACCATCTATCAGGAATTGCAAAACAAGAATGCTCCATTGGAGCCCGGTCTTGGAATCGTTCAGCGCACAGGTGCCTTAGGCTCCATGCAAAGTATTTATCTGCGCGACCCGGATGGAAATTTAATTGAAATCAGTGTTTATTGCTAA
- a CDS encoding Cof-type HAD-IIB family hydrolase, producing the protein MPIRLIAVDMDGTFLDDRKEYDRNLFLSQYNEMKRKGIKFAVASGNQYYQLISFFPEIKDEIAFVAENGAYIVDSGKEIFCGELEKASADKVIKVLESFEGINFVICGKQSAYVKSTVSDNFISSIRHYYHKLMIVEDLYAIEDRIFKLCASVPKHQAFEYVREYEKLVGGMVTPVSSGSGFIDFIIPGLHKANGIGLLQSLWNIGMDETAAFGDGSNDLEMLKSAKYSFAMENGQEIVKSSAQFIAPSNNNKGVLKTIDEILKGKYNE; encoded by the coding sequence ATGCCGATTAGATTAATTGCCGTTGATATGGACGGTACGTTTTTAGATGACCGGAAGGAATATGACCGTAATCTTTTTTTAAGCCAATATAATGAAATGAAAAGAAAAGGGATAAAATTTGCCGTTGCAAGCGGAAACCAGTATTACCAGCTGATTTCCTTTTTTCCGGAAATAAAAGATGAAATAGCCTTTGTTGCGGAAAACGGGGCATATATTGTCGATAGCGGTAAAGAAATATTCTGCGGTGAGCTGGAAAAGGCATCTGCAGATAAAGTAATCAAAGTCCTTGAAAGCTTTGAGGGGATAAACTTTGTCATCTGCGGGAAACAGAGTGCTTATGTTAAAAGCACAGTTTCAGATAATTTTATAAGCTCTATCAGGCATTATTACCATAAGCTTATGATTGTAGAGGATTTATATGCCATAGAAGACAGGATATTTAAGCTTTGCGCCAGTGTTCCTAAGCATCAGGCCTTTGAATACGTCAGGGAATATGAGAAGCTTGTAGGAGGCATGGTTACTCCCGTATCCAGCGGAAGCGGATTTATTGATTTTATAATACCGGGCTTACATAAGGCAAACGGTATTGGTCTGTTGCAGAGCCTATGGAATATCGGCATGGACGAAACGGCAGCTTTTGGTGACGGAAGCAATGATTTAGAAATGCTTAAATCTGCAAAATATAGCTTTGCCATGGAAAACGGGCAGGAAATTGTAAAAAGCTCTGCGCAATTTATTGCTCCTTCCAATAATAATAAAGGTGTCCTTAAAACAATTGACGAAATATTAAAGGGGAAATATAATGAGTAA
- a CDS encoding PTS mannose/fructose/sorbose/N-acetylgalactosamine transporter subunit IIC: MQITLGQGIMLALVAFICGIDSNMESFFWFRPLVTAFFAGIVLGDVQLGLAAGAVAELSYLGLLTVGGTVPPDPLTAGIMTTVIAYTTGQSAEAALGMSLPFALLAQWMGIICNTTFAGFLKPLDDAAAKADTKKFASIVIFGLLLKAALYGVLIFLSAYALQTQITIFVNSFPEFLIHGFEIAGGLMPAVGLALLLVVMLKKQNIAYLFIGFIMATFMDLGNILPVAIAAVAIAFLDYLNDQNLMKKAEELAGAKGGSEDVGI; this comes from the coding sequence ATGCAAATCACGTTAGGTCAAGGCATTATGCTGGCCTTGGTGGCTTTCATCTGCGGAATTGATTCTAATATGGAATCTTTTTTCTGGTTCAGGCCGCTTGTAACAGCATTTTTTGCAGGAATCGTCCTTGGGGACGTACAGCTCGGCCTTGCTGCCGGTGCAGTTGCGGAGCTTTCTTACCTGGGGCTTTTGACAGTGGGAGGAACGGTGCCTCCAGACCCTCTTACAGCAGGTATTATGACCACCGTTATTGCCTATACCACAGGCCAGTCGGCCGAGGCGGCGCTGGGTATGTCTCTTCCCTTTGCTTTGCTTGCACAGTGGATGGGTATTATCTGCAACACAACATTTGCAGGCTTCCTTAAACCTTTAGATGATGCGGCTGCCAAAGCAGATACGAAGAAATTTGCTTCTATTGTTATTTTTGGTCTTTTACTTAAAGCGGCTTTATATGGTGTACTTATTTTCCTTTCAGCTTACGCTTTGCAGACTCAAATTACCATATTTGTTAATTCATTCCCTGAATTTTTAATCCATGGCTTTGAAATCGCCGGTGGGCTTATGCCTGCAGTCGGCTTAGCGCTTCTGCTTGTTGTTATGCTTAAAAAGCAGAACATTGCTTATCTTTTCATAGGATTTATAATGGCTACGTTTATGGACTTGGGCAATATTCTTCCCGTTGCAATCGCAGCTGTTGCAATCGCATTTCTTGATTACTTAAACGATCAGAATTTAATGAAGAAAGCAGAAGAATTGGCTGGTGCGAAAGGAGGTTCTGAAGATGTCGGTATCTAG
- a CDS encoding PTS sugar transporter subunit IIA: MGNAAVMVCSHGKFAEYAMESVEMIIGKQENFRTLSVDIGSALEDIFKEMEALASTLDISSGMIMLVDIYGGTPSNVGSAYCLTYENVLLYSGFNMPVLLEIFLNRDKPLKEMNILIEEAYRNGFTNISKTLREN, from the coding sequence ATGGGAAACGCCGCTGTTATGGTTTGCAGCCATGGGAAGTTTGCTGAATACGCAATGGAAAGCGTTGAAATGATTATAGGAAAGCAAGAAAATTTCAGAACATTATCTGTTGACATAGGCTCTGCTTTAGAAGATATTTTTAAAGAAATGGAAGCCCTTGCTTCAACCCTTGATATATCCTCAGGAATGATAATGCTTGTTGATATTTACGGCGGCACCCCAAGCAATGTAGGCAGCGCTTACTGTCTTACTTATGAGAATGTGCTTCTTTACAGCGGCTTTAATATGCCGGTGCTTCTTGAAATTTTTCTTAACAGAGATAAACCCCTTAAAGAAATGAACATTTTAATAGAAGAGGCCTATAGAAACGGCTTTACTAATATTTCAAAAACCCTTAGAGAAAATTAA
- a CDS encoding SIS domain-containing protein, translating to MENAVKETMMTYIEQSPEAVAENIKNAAELTKSLVNEYVEGNYKNIWIVASGSSYNGAYCGRQFMRKYLKCEVKIISPFTFVNTENDFTDDDLVFVVSQSGMSTNAIEALTAIKNKKRKAIGIVGNTESDFKDYADLLIGYGVGIEKVGYVTKGVTTFALYLMLFTIEAAKAKGLLAESDAKELMNELKKVPEIHKEVQKASLKFMEEHYKALIAMNKVYVMGCGANYGTALEGALKIGETVQIPAVAYETEELIHGPSLQLDPTYHLFFIEGGCASDRVHEIFKASRFVTDYSYLLTNNEKYQGEGILTVPFEMNELITPLCFLPFVQIIAYKVTDENNRWTRCPLHKKMDDAAASKTPNYKNTVVD from the coding sequence ATGGAAAATGCCGTAAAAGAAACCATGATGACCTATATTGAACAGTCACCGGAAGCAGTAGCAGAAAATATAAAAAATGCTGCTGAGCTTACGAAATCCCTTGTAAATGAATATGTAGAAGGAAATTACAAAAACATATGGATTGTCGCCTCCGGCTCCTCCTATAACGGCGCCTACTGCGGAAGACAGTTTATGAGAAAATATTTAAAATGCGAGGTTAAAATCATTTCTCCCTTTACATTTGTAAATACCGAAAATGACTTTACCGATGACGACCTTGTATTTGTAGTATCTCAAAGCGGCATGAGCACAAATGCTATTGAAGCCTTAACCGCCATAAAGAACAAAAAAAGAAAGGCCATAGGCATCGTAGGCAATACGGAAAGCGATTTCAAAGACTATGCGGACCTTTTAATCGGATACGGTGTGGGCATTGAAAAAGTTGGATACGTAACAAAGGGTGTAACCACCTTCGCCTTATACCTTATGCTTTTTACCATTGAGGCAGCTAAGGCCAAGGGTCTTCTGGCAGAATCCGATGCAAAGGAACTGATGAATGAGCTTAAAAAGGTTCCTGAAATTCACAAAGAGGTTCAAAAGGCCTCTCTTAAATTCATGGAGGAGCATTATAAAGCCTTAATTGCCATGAATAAGGTCTATGTCATGGGCTGCGGCGCAAACTACGGCACGGCTCTTGAAGGCGCATTAAAAATCGGAGAAACCGTTCAGATACCTGCCGTTGCCTATGAGACAGAAGAGCTTATCCATGGTCCCTCCTTGCAGCTTGACCCAACTTATCACCTCTTCTTTATAGAAGGAGGCTGCGCAAGCGACAGAGTTCATGAGATTTTCAAGGCCTCCCGTTTTGTAACCGATTATTCTTATTTGCTTACAAACAATGAAAAATACCAGGGAGAAGGCATCCTTACAGTGCCTTTTGAAATGAATGAGCTGATTACGCCTCTGTGCTTCCTTCCTTTTGTACAGATAATTGCTTATAAGGTTACAGATGAAAATAACAGATGGACAAGATGCCCTCTCCATAAAAAAATGGACGATGCCGCCGCAAGCAAAACCCCTAATTATAAAAATACAGTGGTGGACTAA
- the agaB gene encoding PTS galactosamine transporter subunit IIB has product MPNILLTRIDNRLVHGQVGVSWVGITGCNLVVVADDMAANDPIQQSLMKMTADSSGVGIRFFTIEKTIEIIHKAAPSQKIFIVVRDPQNARKLIEGGVPIDKLCIGNMHVSPGKRVSNEPHVYLDDNDLEDLRAIRNKGVDVYIQITPGDRKFDFEPK; this is encoded by the coding sequence ATGCCGAATATTTTATTAACACGAATTGACAATCGCTTGGTACATGGCCAGGTAGGCGTATCATGGGTAGGGATTACAGGCTGCAACCTTGTTGTAGTGGCTGATGATATGGCCGCAAATGACCCCATTCAGCAGTCTCTGATGAAAATGACTGCCGATTCTTCAGGCGTTGGCATTCGGTTTTTTACCATCGAAAAGACCATAGAAATCATTCATAAAGCCGCGCCTTCACAGAAAATATTTATCGTAGTAAGAGACCCTCAAAACGCCAGAAAGCTTATCGAAGGCGGTGTGCCCATTGATAAGCTTTGTATAGGCAATATGCATGTAAGCCCCGGCAAAAGGGTTTCCAATGAGCCTCATGTATATCTTGACGATAATGACCTTGAAGATTTAAGAGCTATAAGAAATAAGGGCGTAGACGTTTATATACAAATCACCCCAGGCGACAGAAAATTTGATTTTGAACCAAAATAA